The genomic region AATCCCATCAGGAATGGATAAGGAGGGCGATTCGTGGCCGTCTGCCGTTGTTTCTCCTTGTGAGAGCGCGATTTAGACTATCGATGTCGGTCTGTTTCTGTCTTCCCCGTAATGCGAAATCGTGAAGAAACGCGTGTGGTTGGGCGGGAAACGGGTAGGGGGGATTAAAGCCAAAGAGGCGGCATCGGCCGCCTCTTTGGCTGGTATTTATTCCAATCGCCCGGTGGTGCGGCGGAATTCGGTTTCGTAGATTTTGTATTGCGTTTGGGCTTCGATGAGGTTGCTCTCGGCTTGTTGCCATTGCGATTGGGCGTCGAGCAAGTCGGTGAGGCTCGACATGTGCTGGCGATACCGGTCTTGCATGACACGCAGGTTCTCGCGGGCTTGTTGGCACCCCAGGTCGGCGGTCTCTATCATGGCATAACCTTCGGAGAGGTTTTGTCGGGCCTGTTGCGCTTCGATGGAGAGCAGCCGCCGGTTTTGCGACAAGTCGAGTTCGGCGTTGCGCAGTTGGAGCCTCGATTGTTTTATTTTTTTGAAGTTGGCTCCCCAGTGTAAAATGGGAATCGATACCGATACCATGCCAACGGTAAATCCGTCTTCGAATTTCTGCGTGTAAGGAATGGGGTTTCCCGTGGGGTCGGTGGTTATTCCTTGCAATTTGATATTCCCGTAATAGGTGTATCCAATGCTGAGTCCCGCCGTGGGAAGCATCTCGGCGCGGGTCATTTTTATCTGTTGCTGTTGAGCTTCGACCTGTTTTTGCAGCAGTATCAACTCGGGACGTTGTGAAATGTCGGCATCGAGGCCAAGGGGTGGTGTGATGGCGATAACCGTGTCGATGGCCGTTATCGGGGTTTCAAGGTCAGCTCCGATAATATGGCACAGGGCCAATCGACAAAGATTGACACCGTTGCGGGCTTTTTGCAACTGATAGTTGATTTCGCTGCGTTTGGCCTTGATGCGTAACAAATCGTTGGGTGTGGCCATCTGTGCTTGCACGCTCACTTCGGTTGTGCGGTAGAGCGTGTCGATTTGCCGGCAATAGCTTTCGAGCATGGCAATCTTGCGTGTGGTGGCCAGGAAGGTCCAGTAGGCATTGTCGGCATCGGCAATGACTTGCATGCGGGTCTTGCGCCGGGTTTCGTCGGCACATTCGGCTCCGATGCGGGCCAGTTTGTTGCCGGCGATGATTTTGCCGCCGGCATAGAGGGGTTGTGTGAGGGAGAGTCCCGCCATGTAAGTGCCTTTCATCTGCATTTTCATGCCCATGATGTCGATGTCTTCGACGATGTAGGCTCCCACGGCGCTTCCGTCGATAGACGGTAGGTAAGAGGTGAGGGCGATGGCTTTGTCGAGCTCGGCCTTGCGCAGGTTGTTATCGGCCTTTTGCAGCTCTTCGTTATGCGTCAGGGCCATTTCCCGGCATTCGGACAGGCTGAGTGAGAGCGGCGTCTGGCTGTTTGTCGCAAGAGGCAGAGCCGTGGTCGCGATGGCCAGCAGCCATCTTTTGGCCAATCGGTTTTGGAAGCGGATTATGGAAATAGAGGTTTTCATGCACAAGGTTTTTTGATGTGGAACAATGCCGTGTAAAAGAGCGGGAGGAGGATAAGGGTGATGATGGTTCCCACCGTGAGACCGCCCATGATGGTGATGGCCATCGAGCCGTACATGGGGTCACCGATGAGGGGTATCATGCCCACGATGGTGGTGAGCGAGGCCATGAGTACGGGGCGAACGCGGGACACAGTGGCTTCTACTACGGCATGATAGGGGTGCTGGTGTTCCTCGGTGATGAGCCGGTTGATTTCATCGACGAGCACGATGGCATTTTTTACCATCATACCCATGAGACCCATCATGCCGATGATGGCCATGAACGTGAAGGGCTGGCGCAGGAAATAGAGCGAGGGAACGATTCCACACAGGACAAACGGCAGGCAGAGAAGAATGAGCCCTACTTTTTTCCAACTGTTGAAGAGCAGCAATAAGATGCCCAAGATAAGGAATATGGTGATAGGAACGTATTTCAACAAATTCAATATCGCATCGTGTTGCAATTCACCTTCTCCCACCCAACGCATTTCATATCCGTCGGGGAGGGAAATAGCCTCTATCTCGTCCTTGATGCTTGACACGGCTTTGGCCGGGGTTGCGTCGAAGAGTGCATAGTTGGGGTCGCACTGAGCTTCGATGACCCGTTTGCCGTTGAGGCGCATCACACAACTCTCTTCCCAATCGAGACGCATGTCGGGGGCGACGTTGCTGAGCGGGGTGCTGCGCACCATGTTGTCGTGCAATTCGTTGAGTCCGGTTCCCCCGGTGAGTGCATTCATCACCTCATTTTCGTCAATGCGCACATTCATCATGCTCCATACGGGAATGTCGCCCAAGGACGAAATGCGGCTCCCGTCGTCATTGCGTACCAGCAGGCGAACGGGCAGTATGCGGTCTTGTTCGTAGATGACACCCACCGGCAGACCGTCGGTGGCGGCCAACAGGGCATTTCCGATGTCGCTCCGGCTGATGCCCGCGCGCAAGGCGTCTTGTTGCACATACTCGGCCACCAACGTCTTGCCTTTGGCTTTCCAGTTGTTCTCGACCGAGTAGGGGTCGATATAGGGGCTGTGCCGCATGATTTCCTCGGCCTGGCGGCTCAGGTCGCGCAGCACGGCCGGGTCGGGACCGGCAAATTCCACCTCTACCGTGTGGGAGGTCGAAATCGAGAAGTTGTATTTGCGTGCCCGGATATAGGCATCGGGATATAGGCTGCGCAGTTCGTCGAGAATGACAGGTATCGATTCGACGACGACGTCGTAGTCTTCGCAATCGACAATCAGTTCGCCGTAACAGTCTCCGCCCGAGGTCATGGGTCTTACGAGACAGTAGTGCGCCGGGGCGCTGCCCATGCTGGCCGATACCCGCACGATACCCTCTTTGGTTTTGAGTGTGCGGCTTATTTCGAGAAGGTCTTCTTTTACGTCATCGGGGCTGCTTTGCGCCGGCAAGAAGTATTCGATGACAAACTGGTCGTAGTCGAAATCGGGGAAAAACAGGTTTTTCACCTTTGTCATGCCGTAGGCCGAAAGCAGCAATACGCACACCGCTGTTGCGATGGTTGTTTTTTTGTACTCGATGAGGGTGGCGATGCTATGACGCACAAAACGGTGGACGGGAGAGTTCAGGCAACCCTCTTTGCTTGGGGCTTTCTCCCGAGGGGAAAGCCACGATTTGGCACACATGGGTACTTGTATGAGGGCCAATACCCAACTGGCCAAGAGACTCACGCAAAGTACGAGGAACAGGTCTTTGGCATATTCGCCGGCCGAGTCGGGTGAGAGGTAGATGCAGATAAACGTGGCGGCGGCGATAATCGTGGCTCCCAATAGCGGTAGGGCGGTGTTCTGCCCGATGCGATAGAGGTAGGTCTTAGGGCCGAAAC from Candidatus Caccoplasma merdavium harbors:
- a CDS encoding TolC family protein, with translation MKTSISIIRFQNRLAKRWLLAIATTALPLATNSQTPLSLSLSECREMALTHNEELQKADNNLRKAELDKAIALTSYLPSIDGSAVGAYIVEDIDIMGMKMQMKGTYMAGLSLTQPLYAGGKIIAGNKLARIGAECADETRRKTRMQVIADADNAYWTFLATTRKIAMLESYCRQIDTLYRTTEVSVQAQMATPNDLLRIKAKRSEINYQLQKARNGVNLCRLALCHIIGADLETPITAIDTVIAITPPLGLDADISQRPELILLQKQVEAQQQQIKMTRAEMLPTAGLSIGYTYYGNIKLQGITTDPTGNPIPYTQKFEDGFTVGMVSVSIPILHWGANFKKIKQSRLQLRNAELDLSQNRRLLSIEAQQARQNLSEGYAMIETADLGCQQARENLRVMQDRYRQHMSSLTDLLDAQSQWQQAESNLIEAQTQYKIYETEFRRTTGRLE
- a CDS encoding efflux RND transporter permease subunit; this encodes MKITEFFIKRPTLFWSLMAGILLAGVLAFMAMPKLEDPAVATKQAMVVIPWPGANAHEVELNAAQVMEDELRALPNVHKIKSECQNGAAIITVEFKMTVLLDELEQHFDLLRRKVNDAKAMLPAGCYDPVVIDDMMDVYGIFYALTADGYEYPEMYKYAKFIRRELLGVNGVKRVIIAGNREETINLTFSKETLARNGLIPTQVMMALQNAGKPIDAGSYQQEGDRIPLRIDGAISNEDDIRDLLITTADGKQLRLGDLATVERTYAEPQRNGFFVDGRPAIAICIALENDAIVPDVGKAVDARLAEVMQQVPVGMETEKIFFQPDLVDAAIGSFMLNLLESVLIVILVLVFTMGFRSGLIIGVGLVLTIAVSFPILLACGTTLQRISLGAFIVAMGMLVDNAIVIMDGILIDKKRGFGPKTYLYRIGQNTALPLLGATIIAAATFICIYLSPDSAGEYAKDLFLVLCVSLLASWVLALIQVPMCAKSWLSPREKAPSKEGCLNSPVHRFVRHSIATLIEYKKTTIATAVCVLLLSAYGMTKVKNLFFPDFDYDQFVIEYFLPAQSSPDDVKEDLLEISRTLKTKEGIVRVSASMGSAPAHYCLVRPMTSGGDCYGELIVDCEDYDVVVESIPVILDELRSLYPDAYIRARKYNFSISTSHTVEVEFAGPDPAVLRDLSRQAEEIMRHSPYIDPYSVENNWKAKGKTLVAEYVQQDALRAGISRSDIGNALLAATDGLPVGVIYEQDRILPVRLLVRNDDGSRISSLGDIPVWSMMNVRIDENEVMNALTGGTGLNELHDNMVRSTPLSNVAPDMRLDWEESCVMRLNGKRVIEAQCDPNYALFDATPAKAVSSIKDEIEAISLPDGYEMRWVGEGELQHDAILNLLKYVPITIFLILGILLLLFNSWKKVGLILLCLPFVLCGIVPSLYFLRQPFTFMAIIGMMGLMGMMVKNAIVLVDEINRLITEEHQHPYHAVVEATVSRVRPVLMASLTTIVGMIPLIGDPMYGSMAITIMGGLTVGTIITLILLPLFYTALFHIKKPCA